In one window of Neisseria subflava DNA:
- the rpsC gene encoding 30S ribosomal protein S3: MGQKINPTGFRLAVTKDWASKWFAKSTDFSTVLKQDIDVRNYLRKKLANASVGRVVIERPAKSARITIHSARPGVVIGKKGEDIEILKRDLQALMGVPVHVNIEEIRRPELDAQIIADGIAQQLEKRVQFRRAMKRAMQNAMRSGAKGIKIMTSGRLNGADIARSEWYREGRVPLHTLRANVDYATSEAHTTYGVLGLKVWVYTEGNIKSSKPEHEKKQRKAGGRNAAAN; the protein is encoded by the coding sequence ATGGGACAAAAGATTAACCCTACAGGCTTTCGCCTGGCGGTAACTAAAGACTGGGCTTCAAAATGGTTTGCTAAAAGCACCGACTTTTCTACTGTTTTGAAACAAGATATTGATGTTCGTAATTACTTGCGTAAAAAACTGGCCAATGCTTCAGTTGGTCGCGTAGTAATCGAGCGTCCTGCTAAATCTGCACGTATTACCATTCACTCTGCTCGTCCAGGTGTGGTTATTGGTAAAAAAGGCGAGGATATCGAAATTTTGAAACGTGACTTGCAAGCTCTGATGGGTGTGCCTGTTCATGTAAATATTGAAGAGATTCGTCGTCCTGAATTGGATGCGCAAATCATTGCTGATGGTATTGCCCAGCAGCTTGAAAAACGTGTTCAATTCCGTCGTGCTATGAAACGTGCAATGCAAAATGCAATGCGTTCTGGTGCTAAAGGCATCAAGATCATGACTTCAGGCCGTCTGAATGGTGCTGATATCGCTCGTAGTGAATGGTACCGTGAAGGTCGTGTACCTTTACATACTTTGCGTGCGAACGTAGATTATGCAACTAGCGAAGCACACACTACTTATGGTGTACTGGGTCTGAAAGTTTGGGTTTATACAGAAGGTAATATTAAATCTTCTAAACCTGAGCATGAGAAGAAACAAAGAAAGGCAGGTGGACGTAATGCTGCAGCCAACTAG
- the rplV gene encoding 50S ribosomal protein L22 yields the protein MRVSAQHKNARISAQKARLVADLIRGKDVAQALNILAFSPKKGAELIKKVLESAIANAEHNNGADIDELKVVTIFVDKGPSLKRFQARAKGRGNRIEKQTCHINVTVGN from the coding sequence ATGAGAGTAAGTGCACAACATAAAAACGCCCGTATTTCAGCTCAAAAAGCTCGTTTGGTAGCTGATTTGATTCGTGGTAAAGACGTTGCCCAAGCTTTGAATATCTTGGCATTCAGCCCTAAAAAAGGTGCTGAGCTGATTAAAAAAGTGTTGGAATCAGCAATCGCCAATGCCGAGCACAATAATGGTGCTGACATTGACGAACTGAAAGTGGTAACTATCTTTGTTGACAAAGGCCCAAGCTTGAAACGTTTCCAAGCTCGTGCCAAAGGTCGCGGTAACCGCATCGAGAAACAAACTTGTCATATTAACGTGACAGTGGGCAACTAA